In a single window of the Candidatus Nezhaarchaeales archaeon genome:
- a CDS encoding PaREP1 family protein, protein MTSFWQREITSKRRSRLRKWLRRLLEGEERSLGPWGTFKLVSKLREETGGEDLSRLWHVVNSLHINFYEAWTMLEPVKDAVGDVKRFAKKLKSSI, encoded by the coding sequence GTGACGAGTTTCTGGCAAAGGGAGATTACGTCCAAGCGTCGGAGTAGGCTTCGCAAATGGTTAAGGCGGTTACTGGAAGGAGAGGAACGAAGCTTAGGGCCATGGGGAACCTTTAAACTCGTCTCGAAGCTACGCGAAGAGACCGGTGGCGAGGATTTGAGTAGACTATGGCACGTAGTTAATAGCTTACACATAAACTTCTACGAAGCTTGGACGATGCTGGAGCCGGTGAAGGATGCCGTCGGCGACGTTAAGAGGTTTGCGAAGAAATTGAAGTCCTCGATATGA
- a CDS encoding DUF169 domain-containing protein, protein MSYVEISDKLFKLLKLETTPVAIKLLKDVSEAGDKVRRPRVKLAACQIWNIARFYGWVFAGSVEDMACAPGAAALGFIEVPPQIASGEIAKARLSSLEVAKRTEEAVPRLKPGTWRAMVAAPLERATFTPDVVLIYASPAQALRLSQGYGWRNGDKTRLSTLGEYACAECIAQVLLEGKPFLVNPCYGERRFGLTRDYELCFSTPPTYLQDIIVGLEKTHEAGWRYPIPYFGVLAQPYDGGFPPLYRMDYKK, encoded by the coding sequence ATGAGTTACGTGGAGATATCCGATAAACTGTTTAAGCTGTTAAAGCTTGAAACGACTCCGGTGGCGATTAAGCTGTTAAAGGATGTAAGTGAGGCTGGCGATAAGGTTAGGAGGCCCCGCGTTAAACTAGCAGCCTGTCAGATATGGAATATAGCTAGGTTCTATGGATGGGTTTTCGCTGGATCCGTTGAAGATATGGCTTGTGCTCCTGGAGCGGCCGCGTTAGGGTTTATCGAGGTACCACCGCAGATAGCTTCAGGCGAAATAGCTAAGGCGAGGCTTTCCTCACTCGAGGTAGCTAAAAGGACCGAGGAGGCTGTACCTAGGCTTAAGCCAGGTACTTGGAGAGCCATGGTTGCAGCCCCCTTAGAACGGGCTACCTTCACCCCTGACGTAGTATTAATATACGCATCACCCGCTCAAGCCTTAAGGTTAAGTCAAGGATACGGTTGGAGGAACGGTGATAAAACTAGGCTTAGCACCCTCGGCGAATACGCGTGCGCTGAGTGTATAGCCCAGGTCCTCTTGGAGGGTAAACCCTTCCTAGTAAATCCATGCTACGGTGAACGTAGGTTCGGGCTGACTAGGGACTACGAGTTATGCTTCTCAACCCCGCCTACCTACCTACAGGATATTATAGTGGGGCTTGAAAAAACACATGAAGCCGGGTGGAGGTACCCGATACCTTACTTCGGCGTTTTAGCTCAACCCTACGATGGAGGCTTTCCACCACTCTACAGAATGGACTATAAAAAGTAG
- a CDS encoding MFS transporter has protein sequence MVFKGFRFSYGWIIVAAGFLVLFAECILYLYGVFLKPLISEFGWSRTVASSVHALTMVTYSVMIIPVGSLYDRYGPRALMGIGGVLTGLGLMLSGMTSSIWHLYVSFGLLVGVGMSPLYVSVMSTLMKWFVQKRGLATGIATSGIGVGQWVMAPLSTYLIGAYGWRTSFIVVGAATMAMLLTAASIVKRSPEELKLPSYEVGLKSTRYALTVNGKALSLKEAVKTKVFWALYLSFMLASLALFIVMVHMVPYATDIGIDPSSASFALGLIGIAGITGKVVMGATSDRISRPLTLISCYLGEALTIPILLFSNNPLTLYLFAALFGFFYGGWIAMYTPITSDFFGLTHLGSILGAMATTFGLGGAIGPTFAGYTFDLTGSYAAAFTACAIIFVATAMLCGLARGLKDGERRHTRA, from the coding sequence ATGGTGTTTAAGGGTTTCCGTTTTTCCTACGGATGGATCATTGTAGCTGCTGGCTTCCTCGTCTTATTTGCTGAATGCATACTATATCTTTACGGGGTTTTCTTAAAACCTCTTATTTCCGAGTTCGGATGGTCACGTACGGTTGCATCCTCAGTTCACGCGTTAACGATGGTTACATACTCAGTCATGATTATCCCGGTGGGCTCACTATACGATAGGTACGGTCCTAGGGCGTTAATGGGTATTGGCGGCGTTCTAACTGGTTTAGGTTTAATGTTAAGCGGAATGACATCGTCGATATGGCACCTTTATGTCTCCTTCGGCCTCCTTGTCGGGGTGGGTATGAGCCCCCTCTACGTTTCGGTTATGTCGACGCTTATGAAGTGGTTCGTCCAGAAGCGGGGATTAGCGACCGGTATAGCTACCTCGGGTATAGGGGTCGGTCAATGGGTTATGGCCCCACTTTCAACCTACCTAATAGGGGCTTACGGCTGGAGGACCTCCTTTATCGTTGTAGGCGCGGCCACCATGGCCATGCTGCTTACAGCGGCCTCTATAGTGAAGCGGAGCCCTGAAGAGTTAAAGCTTCCATCCTACGAGGTGGGGCTTAAATCAACCCGGTACGCTTTAACGGTAAACGGTAAAGCCCTTTCGCTTAAGGAAGCCGTTAAAACTAAGGTTTTCTGGGCCCTCTACCTAAGCTTTATGCTAGCTAGTCTAGCCCTCTTCATAGTGATGGTTCACATGGTTCCTTACGCTACCGACATCGGTATAGATCCCTCCTCAGCGTCCTTCGCCCTAGGCCTCATCGGGATCGCTGGGATCACGGGTAAGGTGGTTATGGGGGCTACATCAGATAGGATCAGTAGGCCCCTAACCCTTATTTCATGCTACTTGGGTGAAGCCTTAACCATACCTATCCTATTATTCTCCAATAACCCCTTAACGCTCTACCTATTCGCAGCCCTATTCGGCTTCTTCTACGGGGGCTGGATAGCCATGTATACGCCGATAACCAGCGATTTCTTCGGGCTTACCCATCTAGGATCCATCCTCGGGGCTATGGCTACTACGTTCGGCTTAGGTGGAGCAATAGGACCCACGTTCGCCGGTTATACGTTCGACCTAACCGGTAGCTACGCGGCGGCGTTCACCGCCTGCGCCATCATATTCGTGGCTACCGCTATGCTATGCGGCCTAGCTCGAGGATTGAAGGATGGTGAACGCCGACATACTCGAGCATAA
- a CDS encoding secondary thiamine-phosphate synthase enzyme YjbQ produces the protein MLNVFFYEFEVSTGSRVELIDISGNVENAVKRSGVKDGICLVYAPHATVAIVVNEHEAGLMRDVIAKAEHDYPRGAGWLHDRIDDNANAHLASAFIGSARVFPVKGGALIRGTWQNVFLLEMDGPRRSRRVIVEVLGV, from the coding sequence ATGTTAAACGTGTTCTTTTACGAGTTTGAGGTATCGACGGGTAGCAGGGTTGAACTGATCGATATAAGCGGTAACGTTGAAAACGCGGTTAAACGTAGCGGCGTTAAGGATGGAATATGCCTCGTCTACGCGCCGCACGCAACGGTCGCCATAGTGGTTAACGAGCACGAGGCCGGCCTTATGCGCGACGTCATAGCTAAAGCAGAGCATGATTACCCTCGCGGCGCCGGTTGGCTTCACGATAGGATCGACGATAATGCTAACGCGCATTTAGCCTCGGCCTTCATAGGTTCAGCTAGAGTGTTCCCGGTTAAGGGCGGAGCACTCATCAGGGGGACTTGGCAGAACGTATTCCTACTTGAAATGGATGGGCCTAGAAGATCTAGAAGAGTGATCGTCGAGGTGTTAGGCGTCTAG
- a CDS encoding TldD/PmbA family protein codes for MRSSMETVELEDLCEYAVKVGVKLGASYVEVRGQLDEGRTLTSRNGVIEAYTSSLSSGIGLRVLVNGSVGLASLNELSKEAVKDRVKEAVKMAKASIKLAEKVKLSEEETVRAKWAITERKDFDDVPLEEKVKLLTDLDRRLTSLSVNVAARILELSELRAVKYYANSEGSSINGYAPRIMAWATLVVKEVGDSEQAFIQRGGSGGWEVFEGLKFEDECVKTAIVLGRLLREAKLVPSGEIDIVLGGDVTGIAVHESTGHPYEADRILGREVAQAGGSFVKPDMLGRTIGSECVTVIDDPTLNGGYGSYAYDDEGVKARPKLLMKNGRINEFLHNRFTAAVFNVKSNGSARVSDYAKEPLVRMSNTYIAPGDYGLEELIEGVKLGVYVLSFTEWNIDDVRYNMRIVGGESYLIENGKITGMVRRPIVEITTPAFYSSIDAVGKELVFQAASCGKGDPQQPVPVWTGGPAIRLRKVRVAKP; via the coding sequence ATGCGGTCTTCAATGGAAACCGTTGAGCTCGAGGACTTATGTGAATACGCGGTGAAGGTAGGTGTTAAACTAGGCGCCAGCTACGTTGAAGTTAGGGGGCAGTTAGACGAAGGGAGGACGTTAACCTCGAGGAACGGCGTCATAGAAGCTTACACCTCGTCCTTATCGAGTGGGATAGGGTTAAGGGTGCTGGTTAATGGCAGCGTTGGCTTAGCTTCGCTTAACGAGCTAAGTAAGGAGGCGGTTAAGGATAGGGTTAAGGAGGCGGTTAAAATGGCTAAGGCATCCATTAAGCTAGCAGAGAAGGTTAAACTATCTGAGGAGGAAACGGTAAGGGCTAAGTGGGCTATAACTGAGAGGAAAGACTTTGACGACGTACCCCTCGAGGAAAAGGTTAAGCTCTTAACGGACTTAGATAGGCGGTTAACATCGCTATCCGTTAACGTGGCGGCTAGGATCCTAGAGTTATCGGAGCTTCGTGCCGTTAAGTACTACGCTAATAGCGAAGGTAGCAGCATTAACGGTTACGCACCCAGGATTATGGCCTGGGCTACGCTCGTAGTGAAGGAGGTAGGTGATAGCGAGCAAGCGTTTATTCAGCGTGGCGGTAGTGGAGGATGGGAGGTTTTTGAAGGCCTAAAGTTTGAAGATGAATGCGTTAAAACCGCTATAGTCCTAGGGAGGCTGTTAAGGGAGGCGAAGCTAGTACCGAGCGGGGAAATAGATATAGTTTTAGGCGGCGATGTAACTGGTATCGCGGTTCATGAATCCACGGGGCACCCGTATGAAGCGGATAGGATTCTAGGTAGGGAGGTTGCGCAAGCAGGAGGTTCCTTCGTAAAGCCCGATATGCTAGGCCGGACTATAGGGTCTGAGTGCGTAACGGTGATTGACGACCCAACGCTTAATGGGGGCTACGGCTCATACGCGTACGACGATGAAGGCGTAAAAGCTAGGCCCAAGCTACTGATGAAGAATGGGAGGATAAACGAGTTCCTACATAATAGGTTTACGGCCGCTGTTTTTAACGTTAAAAGCAATGGGTCGGCTAGGGTTTCAGATTACGCTAAGGAGCCACTTGTAAGGATGTCTAACACCTACATAGCGCCCGGAGACTATGGGCTTGAGGAACTCATCGAGGGAGTGAAGCTAGGAGTATACGTCTTAAGCTTCACGGAGTGGAACATAGACGACGTAAGGTATAACATGAGGATCGTAGGGGGCGAATCGTACCTAATCGAGAACGGTAAGATAACAGGGATGGTTAGGAGACCCATCGTAGAGATCACTACACCGGCCTTCTATAGTAGTATCGACGCTGTAGGTAAGGAGCTCGTATTCCAAGCAGCTTCCTGCGGTAAGGGTGATCCACAACAGCCGGTACCAGTTTGGACTGGTGGACCAGCTATTAGACTTAGGAAGGTACGCGTAGCTAAACCGTAA
- a CDS encoding acyl-CoA dehydrogenase family protein encodes MDFELTEEQKEIKMAARDFALKEFTKERALECELKEEFPWDLYRKAAKLGFICPHFKEEYGGQGTGLLETLLVHEEFVRADATLGQALMSGPFGSDLIHEFGSEEQKKKYLPLITRGEAVSSGAFTEPEHGSDLTSLSTTALKDGDHYVINGVKTFISNAPIASFYVVLCQTNPKASPPYRGQSLFIVERGVEGVDVTKITGKMGQKGTPIGEIFFNNARIPKEALLGQENRGFYYALRFFTIGRARAASYGVGMAQGAFDRALNYAKKRKQFGRPIIEFQAIQHKLAEMAVKIEAARMLTYRVGWAIDQGKYAPQQLFVMASMAKNYAAEVSNEVIDQAIQVFGGYGYILEYDVERYYRNARVLRIYEGTSEVNNNVIAEGISKGHYIL; translated from the coding sequence TTGGACTTTGAGCTTACCGAGGAGCAGAAGGAGATTAAAATGGCGGCCCGCGACTTCGCCCTTAAGGAGTTCACTAAGGAGAGGGCCTTGGAATGCGAGTTGAAGGAGGAGTTCCCATGGGACCTGTATAGGAAGGCCGCTAAGCTCGGCTTCATATGCCCCCACTTTAAGGAGGAGTATGGAGGTCAGGGGACTGGCCTCCTCGAAACCCTACTGGTTCACGAGGAGTTCGTCCGGGCCGACGCGACGCTAGGTCAAGCGTTAATGAGCGGCCCCTTCGGCTCAGACCTTATCCACGAATTCGGATCCGAGGAGCAGAAGAAGAAGTACCTACCCCTCATAACGCGCGGTGAAGCAGTATCATCCGGAGCTTTCACCGAGCCTGAGCATGGAAGTGACCTTACGTCGTTATCCACTACGGCCCTCAAGGATGGCGATCACTACGTGATTAACGGAGTTAAAACTTTCATATCCAATGCGCCCATAGCCAGCTTCTACGTGGTGTTATGTCAAACCAACCCTAAGGCTTCACCGCCCTATAGAGGGCAAAGCCTATTTATTGTTGAACGCGGGGTTGAAGGGGTTGACGTAACCAAGATAACCGGTAAAATGGGTCAAAAGGGTACCCCTATAGGTGAAATCTTCTTTAATAACGCGCGCATACCGAAGGAAGCCCTCCTCGGCCAGGAGAACCGTGGCTTCTACTATGCTTTACGCTTCTTCACTATAGGTAGGGCTAGGGCGGCATCCTATGGCGTCGGTATGGCTCAGGGCGCCTTCGACCGAGCGCTTAACTACGCTAAGAAGCGGAAGCAGTTCGGACGCCCCATAATAGAGTTCCAAGCCATCCAGCATAAACTGGCGGAAATGGCGGTTAAGATTGAAGCCGCTAGAATGCTTACCTACAGGGTAGGCTGGGCGATAGATCAAGGTAAGTATGCGCCTCAACAGCTCTTCGTGATGGCGTCCATGGCTAAGAACTACGCGGCTGAAGTCTCGAACGAGGTAATAGATCAAGCAATCCAAGTATTCGGGGGCTACGGCTACATCCTCGAGTATGACGTTGAACGCTACTACCGTAACGCTAGGGTTCTTAGAATATATGAGGGGACAAGTGAAGTAAACAATAACGTAATAGCCGAAGGCATAAGTAAAGGACACTACATACTCTAA